ACCCTGATGATTCAAAGAGCTGCGATGGTTGAGGCCGCCAATGCCGCCGGTATTTCAATAATAGGCATTTGAGTGGGCCCCCTTGTAATGAAGTAATATACCCCCCCACTATGTGCTTACATGGATTTGCCCGGTCAAGACATGAACACGTTGTTTTTATATCTTTGCTGCTATTAGTACCAAGTTGCAGTCAGAAATAAACACAGCGACTGCCGATTGATTAGAGCGTCAACGTTTTTTCTTAAACAATTATGTTATTATAGAAAAACGAAAGATAAGGGATTTTAAATGCCGCAGCATCACGACATTACATTAAAGAGCGTTATGAAAGGGTTGCCGCGAAGGTTCATGAAGATGTTGACAGGATTTGAAACGGCAAAATTTCTGGACGTTCAATTTCCACAAGTTAAATACAGACAACCCGATTTGCTGGTGGAGCTTCCTGATGAATCACTGTTTCATATGGAGATACAAGCACAAAATGACCAAAATATGGATTGCAGAGAGCTGGATTACCTGTGTGTGATATTCTGCGAATATAGGAAACCTGTTACTCAATTGGTTTTGTACGTAGGTGAGGCGAAACTAAACATGAGAAACGAAATTAAAATTCCAGGCCTGCATTTCACCTATAAGATAATTGACATACGGGATATTGATTGCACGGAACTGCTTGAAAGTAATGACCCAGGCGATAATATTTTAGCAATACTCTGCAAAACAGACAATGCTGATGAAACCATAAAGGGAATTCTTGCAAAGTTATTAGAATTACCACCTGAGGACAGAGAAAGCTATGTTATGAAATTACTACAATTGTCAAGGCTAAGAGGTTTGACAAAATCCATAATAAGGGAGGTTAATAAAATGCCGGTAACTATTGACATAACTAAAGATGAACTTTATTTGGAAGGTGTAGAAAAGGGGTTACTTGAGGGCAAGCTTGAGGGCAAGCTTGAGGGCAAACTTGAGGGCAAGCTGGAGGGGTTGCTTGAGGCTGTAGAGTTAGGACTTGAACTCAAATTTGGTATTGGTGGACTTGAGCTAATGAATATGGTTAGAGCTCTAAGTACTGTGGATAAGCTGGAAGAGTTTAAAAATCTCATAAAAAAAGCCGGTTCGGTAGATGAGTTGAAGGAGTTTTTGGGTAAGAGTATATAAAAACTCCATGAGCCTTACATCAACATCGTCCATGGTCATTATCCATAAATTACACCAGATTTATCGTTTTGTCAAAATAATGCTATATTACAATATGGTGTTTGGTTGGCCGCAGAATCTGGTGGCAGTAGTGTTATATGCTGTCTCGTTTGAGGGCAAAAACATACGGAGGGCCCTTTCTTCAGAAAGCCGTCCGGTCTCCGGTAGTGTTTGTCATGGGAGCATAAACGGCGTAAAAGTGTTCTGCATTGAAACGCAGATGGGCAAAGTAAATGCTGCATGTGAGACGTCTTTGGCCATAAAAACGTATGCGCCCAATGTTGTTATTTCTACAGGTATCGGAGGAGCTTACCCTGACTCCGGCCTCAATGTTGGTGATGTGGCTGTTTCAACATGCGAGATATACGGCGATGAAGGAGTCTTGTTAAGAGACGGATTTTTAGATACATTCCAGATGGGCATTCCCTTGGTAAAAAAAGGTAAAAAACTTTTTTATAACACATTTGACATGAACAACCTCCTTACCCAAAAAACTTATGATGTAATTTCAAAAGGTCTGTCGGGAATCCACACGGCAAAGGGCAACTTTTTAACCGTTTCTTCCTGCACCGGTGACATCGAAAGGGCGCTTATGCTCAAAAACAAACATGCAGTAATCTGTGAAAACATGGAGGGAGCGGCAATTGCCCATGTTTGCACTAAGTACGATATCCCTGTTATAGAGGTCAGAGGTATCAGCAATATTGTCGCTGACAGAAATAAGGACAACTGGGATATAGCGACGGCTGTTAAAAACTTTTCAAAAGCTGTTATACTGATTCTGAAATCGCTAAATAACAATATATTAAAAAAAGGATGCCGGCGTGCCTAAGGTAACAAATAAAAAAATAGCATGGACAGGCAGGTTTTTGAGAACTGTTCTAATCGGACTGGAGAACTCAAAAGGCGA
Above is a window of Nitrospirae bacterium YQR-1 DNA encoding:
- the mqnB gene encoding futalosine hydrolase, which codes for MAVVLYAVSFEGKNIRRALSSESRPVSGSVCHGSINGVKVFCIETQMGKVNAACETSLAIKTYAPNVVISTGIGGAYPDSGLNVGDVAVSTCEIYGDEGVLLRDGFLDTFQMGIPLVKKGKKLFYNTFDMNNLLTQKTYDVISKGLSGIHTAKGNFLTVSSCTGDIERALMLKNKHAVICENMEGAAIAHVCTKYDIPVIEVRGISNIVADRNKDNWDIATAVKNFSKAVILILKSLNNNILKKGCRRA